The following are from one region of the Gambusia affinis linkage group LG02, SWU_Gaff_1.0, whole genome shotgun sequence genome:
- the def8 gene encoding differentially expressed in FDCP 8 homolog isoform X2, which translates to MEYDERLAHFRQTRLNPFDRGEENDQPGGGKATQQHEAISELFSGTKTHSSDRTMDLGLAEDHFSRPVGSFVASDIEQLKLAIEECKKLILELPEHSERQKDTVVKLIHLRLKLQELKDPEEDEPNLRVILEHRFSKEKSKSVKQTCDKCSTIIWGLIQTWYTCTGCYYRCHSKCMNQITKPCVRSKVSHQSEYELSICPEIGLDRQDYRCAECRTPISLRGVPSEARQCDYTGQYYCSTCHWNDTAIIPARVIHNWEFEPRKVCRSSMRYLTLMMPRPVLKLKEINPLLFNFVEELVEIRKLRHDILLMKPYFITCKEAMEARLLLQDLIDISTGRLSCSLTAIHTTFAKHIKLDCERCQAKGFVCELCKEGDILFPFDSHTSVCHECSAVFHRDCYYDNSTTCPRCARMTDRQQDEVEEDK; encoded by the exons ATGGAGTATGATGAGAGACTTGCACATTTCCGTCAAACTCGCCTCAATCCCTTTGATCGTGGAGAAGAGAACGATCAACCTGGAGGAGGGAAAGCAACCCAGCAACATG aagCAATCTCTGAACTGTTCTCTGGGACCAAAACCCACAGTTCTGATCGCACCATGGACCTTGGCCTAGCTGAGGACCATTTTTCCAGACCTGTG GGTTCCTTTGTGGCTTCTGACATTGAACAGCTGAAACTGGCCATAGAAGAATGTAAGAAGCTGATCTTGGAGCTGCCGGAGCATTCAGAGAGACAAAAAGACACTGTGGTCAAACTGATCCACCTGCGACTTAAACTGCAGGAACTTAAG GACCCAGAGGAAGATGAGCCTAATCTGAGAGTCATACTGGAGCACCGCTTTTCAAAAGAGAAGAGTAAGAGCGTGAAGCAGACCTGTGACAAGTGCAGTACCATCATTTGGGGTCTAATCCAGACCTGGTACACCTGCACAG gaTGCTACTACCGTTGCCATAGCAAGTGCATGAACCAGATCACGAAGCCCTGCGTCCGGTCAAAGGTGAGCCACCAGTCAGAGTATGAACTAAGCATCTGCCCAGAAATAGGACTTGATCGACAAGACTACCGTTGTGCAGAGTGCCGGACTCCTATCTCACTGA GAGGCGTTCCCAGCGAGGCCAGGCAGTGTGATTACACAGGCCAGTATTACTGCAGCACGTGCCACTGGAACGACACGGCCATCATTCCAGCTCGGGTCATCCACAACTGGGAGTTTGAGCCGCGCAAG GTTTGTCGTTCCTCCATGCGCTACTTGACACTCATGATGCCGCGACCTGTGCTGAAGCTGAAGGAAATCAACCCACTGCTGTTCAACTTTGTGGAGGAACTGGTTGAGATCAGG AAACTTCGCCATGATATCCTCTTGATGAAACCTTATTTCATTACCTGCAAGGAGGCGATGGAGGCtcggctgctgctgcag GATTTGATCGACATCTCCACTGGGAGGCTGAGCTGCTCCCTCACTGCGATCCACACAACATTTGCCAAGCACATCAAGCTGGACTGCGAG CGTTGTCAGGCCAAAGGCTTTGTCTGTGAGCTTTGTAAGGAGGGAGACATCTTGTTTCCGTTTGACAGTCACACCTCAGTGTGCCACGAGTGTTCTGCCGTCTTCCACAG AGACTGCTACTATGACAACTCTACCACCTGTCCACGATGTGCTCGAATGACTGACCGCCAACAGGATGAGGTGGAAGAAGACAAATGA
- the def8 gene encoding differentially expressed in FDCP 8 homolog isoform X1, whose product MEYDERLAHFRQTRLNPFDRGEENDQPGGGKATQQHEAISELFSGTKTHSSDRTMDLGLAEDHFSRPVGSFVASDIEQLKLAIEECKKLILELPEHSERQKDTVVKLIHLRLKLQELKDPEEDEPNLRVILEHRFSKEKSKSVKQTCDKCSTIIWGLIQTWYTCTGCYYRCHSKCMNQITKPCVRSKVSHQSEYELSICPEIGLDRQDYRCAECRTPISLRGVPSEARQCDYTGQYYCSTCHWNDTAIIPARVIHNWEFEPRKVCRSSMRYLTLMMPRPVLKLKEINPLLFNFVEELVEIRKLRHDILLMKPYFITCKEAMEARLLLQLQDRQHFVENDDMYSLQDLIDISTGRLSCSLTAIHTTFAKHIKLDCERCQAKGFVCELCKEGDILFPFDSHTSVCHECSAVFHRDCYYDNSTTCPRCARMTDRQQDEVEEDK is encoded by the exons ATGGAGTATGATGAGAGACTTGCACATTTCCGTCAAACTCGCCTCAATCCCTTTGATCGTGGAGAAGAGAACGATCAACCTGGAGGAGGGAAAGCAACCCAGCAACATG aagCAATCTCTGAACTGTTCTCTGGGACCAAAACCCACAGTTCTGATCGCACCATGGACCTTGGCCTAGCTGAGGACCATTTTTCCAGACCTGTG GGTTCCTTTGTGGCTTCTGACATTGAACAGCTGAAACTGGCCATAGAAGAATGTAAGAAGCTGATCTTGGAGCTGCCGGAGCATTCAGAGAGACAAAAAGACACTGTGGTCAAACTGATCCACCTGCGACTTAAACTGCAGGAACTTAAG GACCCAGAGGAAGATGAGCCTAATCTGAGAGTCATACTGGAGCACCGCTTTTCAAAAGAGAAGAGTAAGAGCGTGAAGCAGACCTGTGACAAGTGCAGTACCATCATTTGGGGTCTAATCCAGACCTGGTACACCTGCACAG gaTGCTACTACCGTTGCCATAGCAAGTGCATGAACCAGATCACGAAGCCCTGCGTCCGGTCAAAGGTGAGCCACCAGTCAGAGTATGAACTAAGCATCTGCCCAGAAATAGGACTTGATCGACAAGACTACCGTTGTGCAGAGTGCCGGACTCCTATCTCACTGA GAGGCGTTCCCAGCGAGGCCAGGCAGTGTGATTACACAGGCCAGTATTACTGCAGCACGTGCCACTGGAACGACACGGCCATCATTCCAGCTCGGGTCATCCACAACTGGGAGTTTGAGCCGCGCAAG GTTTGTCGTTCCTCCATGCGCTACTTGACACTCATGATGCCGCGACCTGTGCTGAAGCTGAAGGAAATCAACCCACTGCTGTTCAACTTTGTGGAGGAACTGGTTGAGATCAGG AAACTTCGCCATGATATCCTCTTGATGAAACCTTATTTCATTACCTGCAAGGAGGCGATGGAGGCtcggctgctgctgcag CTGCAGGATCGCCAGCACTTTGTTGAAAATGACGACATGTACTCACTACAGGATTTGATCGACATCTCCACTGGGAGGCTGAGCTGCTCCCTCACTGCGATCCACACAACATTTGCCAAGCACATCAAGCTGGACTGCGAG CGTTGTCAGGCCAAAGGCTTTGTCTGTGAGCTTTGTAAGGAGGGAGACATCTTGTTTCCGTTTGACAGTCACACCTCAGTGTGCCACGAGTGTTCTGCCGTCTTCCACAG AGACTGCTACTATGACAACTCTACCACCTGTCCACGATGTGCTCGAATGACTGACCGCCAACAGGATGAGGTGGAAGAAGACAAATGA
- the def8 gene encoding differentially expressed in FDCP 8 homolog isoform X3: MFCSDVYTEAISELFSGTKTHSSDRTMDLGLAEDHFSRPVGSFVASDIEQLKLAIEECKKLILELPEHSERQKDTVVKLIHLRLKLQELKDPEEDEPNLRVILEHRFSKEKSKSVKQTCDKCSTIIWGLIQTWYTCTGCYYRCHSKCMNQITKPCVRSKVSHQSEYELSICPEIGLDRQDYRCAECRTPISLRGVPSEARQCDYTGQYYCSTCHWNDTAIIPARVIHNWEFEPRKVCRSSMRYLTLMMPRPVLKLKEINPLLFNFVEELVEIRKLRHDILLMKPYFITCKEAMEARLLLQLQDRQHFVENDDMYSLQDLIDISTGRLSCSLTAIHTTFAKHIKLDCERCQAKGFVCELCKEGDILFPFDSHTSVCHECSAVFHRDCYYDNSTTCPRCARMTDRQQDEVEEDK, translated from the exons ATGTTTTGCTCTGATGTGTACACAG aagCAATCTCTGAACTGTTCTCTGGGACCAAAACCCACAGTTCTGATCGCACCATGGACCTTGGCCTAGCTGAGGACCATTTTTCCAGACCTGTG GGTTCCTTTGTGGCTTCTGACATTGAACAGCTGAAACTGGCCATAGAAGAATGTAAGAAGCTGATCTTGGAGCTGCCGGAGCATTCAGAGAGACAAAAAGACACTGTGGTCAAACTGATCCACCTGCGACTTAAACTGCAGGAACTTAAG GACCCAGAGGAAGATGAGCCTAATCTGAGAGTCATACTGGAGCACCGCTTTTCAAAAGAGAAGAGTAAGAGCGTGAAGCAGACCTGTGACAAGTGCAGTACCATCATTTGGGGTCTAATCCAGACCTGGTACACCTGCACAG gaTGCTACTACCGTTGCCATAGCAAGTGCATGAACCAGATCACGAAGCCCTGCGTCCGGTCAAAGGTGAGCCACCAGTCAGAGTATGAACTAAGCATCTGCCCAGAAATAGGACTTGATCGACAAGACTACCGTTGTGCAGAGTGCCGGACTCCTATCTCACTGA GAGGCGTTCCCAGCGAGGCCAGGCAGTGTGATTACACAGGCCAGTATTACTGCAGCACGTGCCACTGGAACGACACGGCCATCATTCCAGCTCGGGTCATCCACAACTGGGAGTTTGAGCCGCGCAAG GTTTGTCGTTCCTCCATGCGCTACTTGACACTCATGATGCCGCGACCTGTGCTGAAGCTGAAGGAAATCAACCCACTGCTGTTCAACTTTGTGGAGGAACTGGTTGAGATCAGG AAACTTCGCCATGATATCCTCTTGATGAAACCTTATTTCATTACCTGCAAGGAGGCGATGGAGGCtcggctgctgctgcag CTGCAGGATCGCCAGCACTTTGTTGAAAATGACGACATGTACTCACTACAGGATTTGATCGACATCTCCACTGGGAGGCTGAGCTGCTCCCTCACTGCGATCCACACAACATTTGCCAAGCACATCAAGCTGGACTGCGAG CGTTGTCAGGCCAAAGGCTTTGTCTGTGAGCTTTGTAAGGAGGGAGACATCTTGTTTCCGTTTGACAGTCACACCTCAGTGTGCCACGAGTGTTCTGCCGTCTTCCACAG AGACTGCTACTATGACAACTCTACCACCTGTCCACGATGTGCTCGAATGACTGACCGCCAACAGGATGAGGTGGAAGAAGACAAATGA
- the mc1r gene encoding melanocyte-stimulating hormone receptor — protein MDFNNSSLRYLHVEFNPLTEIMDENETNSTLGERNLPGCVQIRIPQELFLALGIISLVENILVILAIIRNRNLHSPMYYFICCLAVSDMLVSVSNVVETIFMLLNEHGLLDVHPGMLRHLDNVIDVMICSSVVSSLSFLCTIAADRYITIFYALRYHSIMTTQRAVSIIVVVWLASVTSSILFIVYHTDNAVIVCLVTFFCITLVFNAALYLHMFVLAHVHSRRISAFHKGRRQSTSMKGAITLTILLGVFILCWGPFFLHLILILACPTSPFCNCFFRNFNLFLILIICNSLIDPLIYAYRSQELRKTLQELVLCSWCFGM, from the coding sequence ATGGATTTCAACAACAGCTCGCTGCGCTATCTCCACGTGGAGTTCAACCCGCTGACCGAAATCATGGACGAGAACGAAACGAACTCCACGCTCGGTGAGCGGAACTTGCCGGGCTGCGTCCAGATCCGGATCCCGCAGGAGCTTTTCCTGGCGCTGGGCATCATCAGCCTGGTGGAGAACATCCTGGTGATCCTGGCGATCATCAGGAACCGCAACCTGCACTCGCCCATGTACTACTTCATCTGCTGCCTGGCCGTGTCCGACATGCTGGTGAGCGTCAGCAACGTGGTGGAAACCATCTTCATGCTCCTGAACGAACACGGCCTTCTGGACGTGCACCCGGGCATGCTGCGCCACCTGGACAACGTCATCGACGTGATGATCTGCAGCTCCGTGGTGTCCTCGCTCTCCTTCCTGTGCACCATCGCCGCGGACCGCTACATCACCATCTTCTACGCGCTGCGCTACCACAGCATCATGACCACGCAGCGCGCCGTCAGCATCATCGTGGTGGTGTGGCTGGCCAGCGTCACCTCCAGCATCCTCTTCATTGTGTACCACACCGACAACGCCGTCATCGTGTGCCTGGTAACCTTCTTCTGCATCACCCTGGTGTTCAACGCGGCGCTCTACCTGCACATGTTCGTGTTGGCCCACGTGCACTCGCGGCGCATCTCGGCGTTTCACAAAGGCAGGCGCCAGTCCACCAGCATGAAGGGCGCGATCACCCTCACCATCCTGCTCGGTGTCTTCATTCTGTGCTGGGGGCCTTTCTTCCTCcacctcatcctcatcctcgcCTGCCCCACCAGTCCCTTCTGCAACTGCTTCTTCCGGAACTTTAACCTTTTCCTAATTCTGATCATCTGCAACTCCCTCATCGACCCGCTCATCTACGCCTACAGGAGCCAGGAGCTGCGCAAAACCCTGCAGGAGCTGGTCCTGTGCTCCTGGTGCTTTGGCATGTAG
- the def8 gene encoding differentially expressed in FDCP 8 homolog isoform X4 produces MDLGLAEDHFSRPVGSFVASDIEQLKLAIEECKKLILELPEHSERQKDTVVKLIHLRLKLQELKDPEEDEPNLRVILEHRFSKEKSKSVKQTCDKCSTIIWGLIQTWYTCTGCYYRCHSKCMNQITKPCVRSKVSHQSEYELSICPEIGLDRQDYRCAECRTPISLRGVPSEARQCDYTGQYYCSTCHWNDTAIIPARVIHNWEFEPRKVCRSSMRYLTLMMPRPVLKLKEINPLLFNFVEELVEIRKLRHDILLMKPYFITCKEAMEARLLLQLQDRQHFVENDDMYSLQDLIDISTGRLSCSLTAIHTTFAKHIKLDCERCQAKGFVCELCKEGDILFPFDSHTSVCHECSAVFHRDCYYDNSTTCPRCARMTDRQQDEVEEDK; encoded by the exons ATGGACCTTGGCCTAGCTGAGGACCATTTTTCCAGACCTGTG GGTTCCTTTGTGGCTTCTGACATTGAACAGCTGAAACTGGCCATAGAAGAATGTAAGAAGCTGATCTTGGAGCTGCCGGAGCATTCAGAGAGACAAAAAGACACTGTGGTCAAACTGATCCACCTGCGACTTAAACTGCAGGAACTTAAG GACCCAGAGGAAGATGAGCCTAATCTGAGAGTCATACTGGAGCACCGCTTTTCAAAAGAGAAGAGTAAGAGCGTGAAGCAGACCTGTGACAAGTGCAGTACCATCATTTGGGGTCTAATCCAGACCTGGTACACCTGCACAG gaTGCTACTACCGTTGCCATAGCAAGTGCATGAACCAGATCACGAAGCCCTGCGTCCGGTCAAAGGTGAGCCACCAGTCAGAGTATGAACTAAGCATCTGCCCAGAAATAGGACTTGATCGACAAGACTACCGTTGTGCAGAGTGCCGGACTCCTATCTCACTGA GAGGCGTTCCCAGCGAGGCCAGGCAGTGTGATTACACAGGCCAGTATTACTGCAGCACGTGCCACTGGAACGACACGGCCATCATTCCAGCTCGGGTCATCCACAACTGGGAGTTTGAGCCGCGCAAG GTTTGTCGTTCCTCCATGCGCTACTTGACACTCATGATGCCGCGACCTGTGCTGAAGCTGAAGGAAATCAACCCACTGCTGTTCAACTTTGTGGAGGAACTGGTTGAGATCAGG AAACTTCGCCATGATATCCTCTTGATGAAACCTTATTTCATTACCTGCAAGGAGGCGATGGAGGCtcggctgctgctgcag CTGCAGGATCGCCAGCACTTTGTTGAAAATGACGACATGTACTCACTACAGGATTTGATCGACATCTCCACTGGGAGGCTGAGCTGCTCCCTCACTGCGATCCACACAACATTTGCCAAGCACATCAAGCTGGACTGCGAG CGTTGTCAGGCCAAAGGCTTTGTCTGTGAGCTTTGTAAGGAGGGAGACATCTTGTTTCCGTTTGACAGTCACACCTCAGTGTGCCACGAGTGTTCTGCCGTCTTCCACAG AGACTGCTACTATGACAACTCTACCACCTGTCCACGATGTGCTCGAATGACTGACCGCCAACAGGATGAGGTGGAAGAAGACAAATGA